AAATTTTGCAGACAAGCCTGAATGATGATGCAGAGGTTGAGTTCATCATCAATCACCAGAATCCGTTTCGGTTTTAGCATCAGTTTATGTCCTAACTACCTTAGCGACTGCTATAACATTGATTTCATAGTTAATCAAGTTGTTTTGGCAAAGTGAAATAGAACTTACTGCCTGCTCCAACAACACTTTCTACCCAAATTTTGCCCCCATGTTGTTGTACGATGCTTTGACAAATTGCTAAACCTAAACCAGTTCCTCCCTTTTGTCGGGAATCAGACGCATCGACTTGTTGAAATCGTCCAAAAATTGTTTCTAATTTATCAGCCGGAACACCACGCCCTTGATCTGTCACTTCAAATAAAACCCGGTCTGCAAGTTCTTGAGCTTTAAGGGTTACGCTACTTTGAGGCAGTGAAAATTTAATCGCATTGCTAATTAAATTAACCAGGGTTTGAATAATCCGATCACTATCTGCCCAAACTTGAGCAGAACTCGGTTCAACTAATAAGGTGATATGGCTTTGTGCTGCTAAAGATTGCAGGGTTTTAACCGATTGTTCCATGAGGGTGATTGCATCACACCACTGCTGATTTAGTTTAACTTTCTGTGCCTCAAGTCGCTCTAAATCCAGAATGTCATTGACCAAACGGACTAAACGTTCTGTATCGTGAACGGCGATATCTAACATTTGTTGAGTCGCATCTGGCTGGTTTTTGAAGATTCCCGCAGCCAGTAACCCCAGAGAACCCCGAATTGAAGCCAGGGGTGTTCGCAATTCATGGCTGACAATGGAGATAAACTCGCTTTTCATTTGTTCAATGATTCGACGTTCAGTGATATCCTCGACGGTTCCCACATAACCCATAAATTGGCTGCTTGTCTGATACAAGGGAGAGGTTCTCATTTGGGCAAAACGGATAATGCCATCTGGATGAACATAGCGAACCTCAGCCAAAAATTCCCCTTGTTCGGATAGGGTTTGTGACCATTGCTCCATGAGCCATTCTCGGTCTTCGGGGTGAACAAATGCTAACCAACCGTCTCCCAAGGCCTGATCAAAGGTGTAGCCACAAATTGCTTGACAACGGGGATTGGTATAAATCCATTGTCCCTGGGCATCGATGCGGAAGATCCCGACCGGAGAATTCTCACTTAAAAACCGGAATTCCGCTTCACTCTGCTGCAATGCGATCGCTACTTGCTGACGTTCCTTGAGTTCGTTCTGAAGTTGTTGGTAGAGTTCCGATTGCTGAATGGCGATCGCCATTTGATTCGCCAACTGCTGAATTAATTCGATTTCCCCAGGTTGCCATTCTCTTGGCCGTGAACATTGATGAGTAATTAACAATCCCCAAAGATGATTATTTTGGAGAATGGGAACGACCAGTTCGGCTCTGACTTGAATCTGTTCGAGAAATTCCACCATACAAGGCAGTAACGCTTCGTTGCAAAGGCGGTCAGTCAGGGTAAACACTTTCCCCTGAGCGTAAATCTCACGGCAGTGTTCGGGGAATGCCTCTTCGGGTAAGGTGATATTGGCAATTTTTGGCCATTGGGGTGCGATAGCCTCCGCAATCACTGTTCCGGTATAGTCAGGCCAAATACGATAAACCACTACTCGGTCAGCCCCCAACACTTGTTGCACTTGATGAACGCTGGTATGGAGGATTTCTGTAAACTCTAAGGATTGGCGGATTTGTTGAGCCACTGTCACCATCAATCGTTCTCGTTCCATCTGCTGTTGTAAGGTGGCTTGAGAGCGTTCGAGGGCTTGAGTTCGTTGTTGCACTCGCATTTCTAACTCTTGATTGAGTTGCTGTAAAGTAGCTTCAGCTTGCTTGCGTGCTGTAATATCTCGTTGCACTGCTATCCAATTGGTATACCCGCCCGTGTTATCTGCAACGGGTACAATACTAATTTCAACCCAATACGGCGAACCGTCTTTGCGATAGTTAATCAGGTCAACTCTGACAGGTTGCCAGTTTTGTAAAGCCGTGCGAATTTGTTCTAAAGCGGTTCGGTCTGTGTTTTCCCCTTGCAAGAGTCGTGGCGTTTTGCCCAAAACTTCCTCTGGGGTATAGCCCGTCATGTGAGTAAAGGCAGGATTGACATAAATAATCCGGGGGCCAGGGTCGTTAATGGGTTCGGCCTCAGTAATCACAACTGAATCATTTGTTGAGAGAATAACGGACTCAAGAAGATGCAGTTGGGTTTCTCTGGCTTTGCGATCGCTAATCTCCACCACCGTTCCCAACATCCGCAGAGTTTCACCCTCAGTGTTATAGAAAAATTTACCCTTCGCCTCAATCCAGTGGAGACTTCCATCCGGCCAAACGACTCGGAATTGATGCTCATAATCCTTCTGTTTTTCCC
This is a stretch of genomic DNA from Planktothrix tepida PCC 9214. It encodes these proteins:
- a CDS encoding PAS domain S-box protein, producing MNQIDPLFPSTVDLTNCDTEPIHIPGLIQAHGILFVLQEPQLKILQVSNNTFNLLGIHPQKLLRKKLDKILESRFIEQIHQKRDEGLGTINPLKLSIKTQKKQRFFDGILHRSDGVLILELEPVTSKQFSHFFSLYHLVQAPLAQIQKTFTLNELCQTIVKEIRKLTGFDRVMVYQFDAEDAGTIIAEDKLEELNPYLGLHYPASDIPRQARHLYGLNLLRLIPDVNYQAVELFPVNNPLTNHPLDLSFSVLRSVSPIHIEYLKNMGVGASMSISLMRNQKLWGLIACHHQSPKSVSYEIRAACELLGKVMALELNSKEENETLDYRIKLNSILAKFIEAISEEENFVTGLLKERNHLIELVGAQGVAICANENLTLIGQTPEIADIQGLINELITPLNQDIVYTDSLSKLYPTAEKFKDIGSGLLALSLSHIHKQYVLWFRPELIQTVNWAGNPNKPVEIKQNGDVQLTPRKSFDLWQETVRLKSLPWQPCEIEIALKLRSAIIGIVLRKADEIAKINQQLTLALSAAQMGIWDWDLLTNQITWSRGHEQLFGLEPGTFNGTYEAFEACIYSEDRATIALAVEEARREKQKDYEHQFRVVWPDGSLHWIEAKGKFFYNTEGETLRMLGTVVEISDRKARETQLHLLESVILSTNDSVVITEAEPINDPGPRIIYVNPAFTHMTGYTPEEVLGKTPRLLQGENTDRTALEQIRTALQNWQPVRVDLINYRKDGSPYWVEISIVPVADNTGGYTNWIAVQRDITARKQAEATLQQLNQELEMRVQQRTQALERSQATLQQQMERERLMVTVAQQIRQSLEFTEILHTSVHQVQQVLGADRVVVYRIWPDYTGTVIAEAIAPQWPKIANITLPEEAFPEHCREIYAQGKVFTLTDRLCNEALLPCMVEFLEQIQVRAELVVPILQNNHLWGLLITHQCSRPREWQPGEIELIQQLANQMAIAIQQSELYQQLQNELKERQQVAIALQQSEAEFRFLSENSPVGIFRIDAQGQWIYTNPRCQAICGYTFDQALGDGWLAFVHPEDREWLMEQWSQTLSEQGEFLAEVRYVHPDGIIRFAQMRTSPLYQTSSQFMGYVGTVEDITERRIIEQMKSEFISIVSHELRTPLASIRGSLGLLAAGIFKNQPDATQQMLDIAVHDTERLVRLVNDILDLERLEAQKVKLNQQWCDAITLMEQSVKTLQSLAAQSHITLLVEPSSAQVWADSDRIIQTLVNLISNAIKFSLPQSSVTLKAQELADRVLFEVTDQGRGVPADKLETIFGRFQQVDASDSRQKGGTGLGLAICQSIVQQHGGKIWVESVVGAGSKFYFTLPKQLD